Sequence from the Panicum virgatum strain AP13 chromosome 5N, P.virgatum_v5, whole genome shotgun sequence genome:
TGAAGTGGTTGTTTAAAAGAGCCGGTTTGTGTTAGTTTACCACGATGTCTGATTATTTCAAGCAGTATAaaggggtgtgaagaatgtcagcgatttGGTGATTTACTGTTGGTGCCCGCTGTGTTGatacatcctattatcaaatCATGGTCGTTTCGAGGTTGAGGATTGGATTTTATTGTTAAAATTAATCCTCTATCTTCAAAAAGACATTGGTTCGTGTTAGTTGCTATAGATTATtctactaaatggaccgaagcaaTTCTTTTGAAGAACATGATTCACAGCCGAGATAATTTATACTCAGGCTTATTCTACTTGCGCTAGATGACATTGCCATATACACTATCGTCATTGAAAGCAAGACATGATTGGTGCGTAGGTGCTTCTCGTTGTTCAGGTGCATTTTTGGGCTTGGAGATATGTTTCTTGGTACGCAAGTTTTACCAagaaacaggggggcatatgttgacactcaaaattggcacgatgaagattttctggacaatctgggcaggaccggtcagacctctcccttgaaccggtcagaccggtctaaacaagtttgtcaaattgcaaattggactgcaccattgcgtagatctcgtcgagacgatcgaaatgcatatatagaacgtctaattcggagtccggatgagggagttatgctTCCTGaaagacctgcaccccggtcaaaccggtccgaaacgcccaatccgagttaggagttgtattttgacacgggatttgatagggttccgactccgaacgggtacagacctccccaccctatatatatgaagggtcacggccgattcagggtaatcccaatcgattcacacatttatcctttacttttttctccaaaccctaacttttccaatctcatctgctgttcttcgttcgtctccacggcgttcgatggcgttctgagtggcctgccgacctcagagcaaccctagatccacgagctccgacggggtccctcccgagctcgaggttttaggtcttcgcggcgttctctgtagaaccggtctgaccggtctgtgcgcagggagcccgttggtgaagatcgtgtcgacgatcaacgcgcgttctagcgcattcgagtgtgttggcgcaagTTAGTGTCAACAGACAGACTACATACCATCTCCCGCTGGGGATTCATCAACTGATGATGCATCAGAATCCACTGCACCCTCTGTCAAAGCAGAAGCGTGGTTTTTCCTGCCAAATTTTAAAAGTTTCCTAAATCCTTTTGGCTCTTTGCTTCGAGGTTTTTCATTTACCTCATTGCCGTCAAGTGAAGAGTGCACAGGCTCAGGTACTCGAGCCTTAATGTTATCTGCAGGCACAAGCGATTCTGATTCTTGCACAGGCAATGGACTGTAGTCTGAAGCATTCTCCAGCGATGTCACCCTAGCAAAAGGGGCCTGGTAGGGTTTCTCCGCGGCAGCCAAGGATGGCCTCTCAGGTTCATTCTTTCGACACTCAGTCACCACCTAATCACAACAGGCATTCTTTTATAACTCTAGCTCATGTGATCCCGTAATCAAATAATAATGCCATCATAAAAAGAAACATTCAATTTTATTATGAATGAGCAAATTCGGCCTTTTAATTACATACCAAATCAGAAATATTACGCAGAGAAACAGTGAGATAGATCAGGATGAACAAAGGTTTGAATGAGAACCGAAAAGAACAGTGTAAAGAACATACCTCGTATGAGTTCCGGTGGCGGCGCCAGGGGTATGCCCCTGTATGCCTAGGCATACCCAAGATTTAAAGAAAAATACTAATATGTATTCATAGATATATACTACTCCTTCCGTCTTAcaaagagtgtagttttagaaaatttcagacacatTACTTATTCAATGAAATGATTTTGTTACCCCTAATTACTTCTACCAATTGTGATAGAAAACCgtgttatttatttggtttttcATTTGGCACTATATTTTTCTATGCAATGCTTTCTTGGTACTTGGTATTGcgctttaattagatggatcTTATGACAAGCTAAAACTACACTATTTGTGGGACAACATTTGAAAGCCAAAAACTACAATTATTTTGAGACGGAGGAAGTATTATATACAAACTTATGGTCCTAGTTCAACAAAACCCAACAAGGAAGCCCAAAATACAAaagaatctctctctctctctctgcttgcGGCACGCCCCTGCCCCCTGGCTTCATGTCCGCCCCAATGCGCCTCCGACCCTCGGCTCTCGGCCTCTGGCCCTCCGCCTGTCCCCAGACCGGCGTTCGGCAGTTCGTCACCCACCTCCCGACCTCCCCATCTCGGCAACGGCAACTCCACCAGTGGCAGACTGCAGCTGCCTCGCCGCCCTAGTGCCAACGCCCCAGCACCAGCACAAAGGAGGCCGCCACTAGTTATTATTATGGATTTGTTATGGCCAGTATAACTTAATCGTTTATTATATTGCGTATTAACTTCGAATTTTTTTTGCTtcgattttttttatgtttggcATACCCAGCCACAAATTCCTAGCTCCACTGAGTTCCCCTGGTCATCAGGTCCACTGGTGACAGGGCTCTCAGCATCCGGAAGAATAAGTGGAGAAGGTGGACCTCTGATGGCAGTATACTCCAATTCTGGACTGGGCTCCTCTGTCCTGTCATCACTAGAAGTTTCCTTTGCTGAATTTCTTTCAGAATGTAGAGTGACTGGAGGTGTTGAAACCACCTCATTTTCAAGCATCACAACAGTTTTCTCAACTACCACACTGTCATCGCTGCTATTCATCCTTGACATGTTACCATTAATTTTCTTTACACCAGCAGTTTCTGTTGTAGGAGCTTTACCTCCATGTGAAAccactttcttttctttggcaGCTACTGCATTAGTCACAACAGCAGGAGCTTGTGGGGATTTGACTTTCAGTTCTGGTAGTGTTGCTGATTTACTCTGGTCAAGTTGCATTATAGCTGAAATTTTCTTTCTTTGGGTATCCTGTGGCATGCTTCTTCTCCGTGGGTGGTCCACGCTTGCTGACTTGGGATTCGAAGGATGGTCAGTAAAACAACTGGTTTTAGGTTCAGCAAGTTTTTTTCAATCGCTCACTGGATGATTCGGCTTTCCCACTTTTCTCGAACATATCTGTCAATGATGAGGTTGACTTACTAACTGCATTTGTATTACCAATTAGTTTGCTTGCTGTAGAGAGGTGTGGGAGAGAATAattgcttgtattcctccaaaccctagaatggtaggatatatagttcctatacatgggcctctagatgagcctctatacatgggctcaatatacaccaatgcccccgcagtctgaactaccagcgcagcggtgttcaagactggacaacaagaaagctaacaccccccgcagtctgaactaccgacacagcggtgttcaagactggacaagaagaaagtacaaagggcaaataccccccggcagccacaactagccacctgctatgttgaggctggagcgaaactccgagaaggtcgaggagggtagtcccttggtgaagatgtcagcaaactgagaggtggtcgggacatggagtacccgaacatcgccgattgcgACCCTGTCGCACACGAAGTGCAAGTcaatctccacgtgcttcgtccgctgatgctgaacgggattggtggagagatacacgacgctgacgttgtcgcagtagacaagcgtgctcttggcgagcgggctgtggagctccaccaagagctgtcggagccaggacgccttcgccacgccgttagcgatagcccggtactccgcctcagcactggagcgggagacaaccggctgccgcttggacgaccaggagaccaggttgccgcccaggaagacggcgtagccggaagtggaacGGCGAGTgcccgggcagccagcccagtcagcgtcggtgtagaccaccagctcagaggtgggagagcggtgaagaaccaagTCGAAgccaacagtgccacggacgtagcggaggagacacTTCAGCGCAGTAAGGTGAGACTCCCGGGGATCGTGCATGTGAAGACATACCTGCTGGACGACATAGGTGAGATCTGGCCGGGTGAAGGTCAGGTACTACAAGGCACCGGCAaggctccggtaggcagtaggatcagccacgggatcacccagatcagcagacaacttcgcctgagtatcgacaggagtggagcatggcttgcaatcagtcatcccaggcCGCTCCAGAATGTAgagtgcatactgccgctggtgaaggaacagGCCAGACGGGGGAGTCTCAACAgtaacgcccaagaagtggtggagctgactaagatccttcatagcaaactcctgctgtagagaggagatgacgcgctcaagcaactgctgactggaggcagtgagcacaatgtcatcaacatagagcagcaggtatgcagtctcatccccacggcggtagatgaataAAGAAGTGTCAGCtttggcctcggtgaatcccaaagtgagcaagaacgtggcgaaccgagagtaccaagtccgaggagcctgcttcataccatagagggacttgttgagccggcagaccatatctggacgactcgagtccacaaatcccgcgggctgagagcagtacactgtctctgacagagtgccgtgaagaaaggcattcttcacatccagctggtgcacataCCAGGAGTGAGAGAGTgcgagcgagaggaccgtgcgcaccgtagcgggcttcaccactggactgaaggtctcatcgtagtccacaccaggccgctgggtgaacCCCCGGAAAACCCAGCGAGCCTTATAGCGCTCTaatgtgccgtcagcccgacgcttgtgCGTCCAAATCCACTTGCCGGTCACCACATtacaaccagacggacgcggcactgAAGGAATAAGTCTATGTCATCTTGGTCTTTATGGGTCTCCACCTAGGACATGTTTCAGTTTTTCTTTTGACCAGCATCTCAGACCTTGCATGGTCCTTGCTGCGTGGTGGTTGCTACAGCTGCAGCACattggcatcttagactagctTTAGCatctagaggacagcatctagAGGACAACAGTTAGgacctagaggacagcatcttagACTAATCCTTGGTGTGTGTTTTGGCTGCCCTGCAGCCCTTGTATAAAAGCGTggccacccctcccgttggaagGCATGCGTGCCTAGAAAACTTCCTcaacttgagtgtcatcctctcagctcaatgagagtgaaaattgagcttctaacatctggtatcagggccgtactttcctgtagaCTGGATATCTCCTGTTcttctccctcccaagcagcagtagcagctgctgcagcaccagtagcagctagcgcagcagcagcagttagcgcagcagcacctgcagcagcccctcttccaccttcctcacccgagcagacgagcagcagctcgtctgaggctgcgtcttctccatgcagcagccccttggaggcgcgccatgtccgacgcaccgtctcagcgctcggtcgcctcgagcgcacggcgtcagcgagatgccgagctcgccgcggcagaggagcgcaggcgagcgacggcacaagccgctgcagcagtggcgagggcggccaggctggctgcagcggagctggcggcggccagggcggaggtggaagcagaggcggcggagcataaagcgcgtgcggcggaggtcgaggttgagaccttgcgcggcagcctcagcggctccatcgccggcgatgccaccgccgacgaggaccttgaggagttggagagggagagagcgcgggagcggaccgcgcggtgggcagcagcccaccccggcggcggcggcctggacggcggtgcgcccggcggcgcgcccggcgacggtccaggggcccgcgcacccggcggcggcctggacggcggcgcgctcggtGGCGGcttggacggcggcgcgcccggcggcggcctggatggcggcgcgcccggcgacggtccagggggccgcgcacccggcggcggcgcgcagggcggaggcggcgcccctggcggcggcgcgcagggcggtcgcggcgctcctggctggggtgcgcgcggcggcgcccccggctaccacggcctccaggcggtggtcagggacATCGATcccggcggtgggtggcccaccctcaccaagaccaactacgtcgagtgggccgcggtcatggaggtgaagctccaggtgcggcatatgtgggaggcagtctggtacggcgacgtcgactacgataaggatcgacgggcgctggatgctctcatcgcagcagccccgccagagatgcagttcacgctttccaagTAGCGAACTGCCAATgaggcctgggactccatcgctgcagcacgtatcggcagcgaccgcgcccgcaagaccactctccaggcacttcgcaaggagtgggagaacctggccttcaagccaggtgaggatgttgatgacttcgccctccgtctcaacactctgctgcaaaaggtggtgcagttcggcgacgacacctacgacgaggagagagccgtcgagaagctcttccactgtgtccccgagaggtacaggcagaccgctcgctcgatcgagtctctgctggacctctccaccatgacgatcgaggcgataggtcgcctcaaggtcgtcgacagcgacgagccacagcctccctcgggaggcatctccatcggtgggaagctccaccttactcaggagcag
This genomic interval carries:
- the LOC120672182 gene encoding uncharacterized protein LOC120672182, which produces MPRHTGAYPWRRHRNSYEVVTECRKNEPERPSLAAAEKPYQAPFARVTSLENASDYSPLPVQESESLVPADNIKARVPEPVHSSLDGNEVNEKPRSKEPKGFRKLLKFGRKNHASALTEGAVDSDASSVDESPAGDGM